The Nitrospinota bacterium region TCGATGAAACTCTCAGTGAAAAAATGAAAACGTTGGGAATGGAACAGAAATACAAAGACCGCAACCTGAACGACGGATTTTCCGGGGGTGAGAAAAAGAAAAATGAAATTCTACAGATGGCCATTCTGGAACCAAAGCTTGCCATCCTCGATGAAACTGATTCCGGGCTCGATATCGATGCCCTGCGCGTGGTCGCCGATGGAGTGAACAAACTCCGCAATGAAAATAACGCCCTTATTCTGATCACGCATTACCAGCGATTGCTGGATTATATCAAGCCGGATTATGTGCATGTGTTGAGCCAGGGGAAGATTATCAAGTCGGGTGAGAAAGATCTGGCTCTGGAGCTGGAAGCCCAGGGTTACGATTGGCTCACCACCACGAATTGAGGAGCCGGCTATGACCACGACCCTTGCCGAATCCAAAGATCAGGCTGAATCGGCTCTTCTGGACCAGCACAAAAAATTCTTAAGCGAAACCAAACCCCTGCAAGCTTTTTTGCCCATCAATGAATCCGCTATAAAGCGCTTTGAGCTCCTCAAGTTTCCGCACCGAAAACACGAAATGTACACTTTCGTGAATACGAAAGAGCTGGTTTCTACTTCGTGTTCCTTGGTATCGGTCGGTTCCGTTTCTGCGGATATTATCAAGCGACATATTTATCCGGGATGTGAAAACAGCCATCTCGTCATCGTTGACGGCGCTTACAAGGAAAATCTTTCCGATTGCTCGGCGATCAGTTCTTCAATAAATATCATTCCGCTTGCTGAAGCGTTGTCCGAGCCAGAATTGAAAAACTATTTGGCGGATACGGTTGAAGAAGAGAATGACGTCTTCGCCTGTATCAACAGCGCTTTTTTGTCTCAGGGACTGTTGATCGACCTTCCTAAAAAAGCGCAAGTTCCAGCCCCCCTGCAAATTTTATATGTTTCTTCCGGTTCCCCTGCACAGCCCGTCACGTCTCATCCGCGTGTCATTGTCCGACTGGGGGCGATGGCGGAATTGAAGTTGATCGTTAAATACGTTGGCGTACAGGGAAATTATTTCGTCAACAGCGTTCAGGATTTTTTGATAGGCGAAGACGCGGGCATGACTTTTACCCAAGTCCAGGAAGATGCGACCGATGCCTGGCACTGTTCAAAGACCCGGGTGGCTCTCGAGCGCAACAGCCGCTTTTTTGCCAGCAACGCTTCCTACGGGAGCAAACTGACTCGTCATCATTATGATGTTCGTCTCAAGAACGAGGGAGCGGAATTGCGGTTGAACGGTGTGAGTGTTTTAACCGGTGAAGAGCAGGTTCACAATTTTATCCGCATCCACCATGAAGCGCCGCATTGCACCAGCAGTCAGAAATTTAAAAACATCATCAATGACAAAGGCCGGTCCAGTTTCGATGGAACCGTCATTGTCAATCAAGGGGCGCAGTTGACGAATGCGGATCAGCTCATCAATAATCTGATGCTTTCCGACAACGCCCATGCGGACAATAAACCCAATCTTATGATATTTGCCGATGACGTCAAATGCGCGCATGGAGCGACGATTGGGCAGATCGATGAAGATCAGATGTTTTATTTAAAAACCCGAGGGCTTTCGCAAAAGGTGGCCAAGGAACTTTTGACTCGAAGTTTTGCCCAGAGCATCATTCAGACCATCGAGTTTCCCGCTGTTGTGAAAGATCTTGAAAATAATTTTTTGAAAAAACTGGAGGCCTGAAATGCGGGATTCTGTTTTGGCAGACAAACCCTCCATTGATGTTGAAAAGATACGGAAAGAGTTTCCGATTTTATCTCAAAAGATCAATGGCAAACCGCTTATCTATCTCGACAACGGCGCCACCACGCACAAACCTCAATGTGTGATCGAGCGGGTGCGAAAATTCGATTCTGAAGAATATGGAACCGTGCGCCGGGGCTCCTATAAATTGAGTGAAAACGCGACCCGGCTTTATGAAGAGGCCCGGCAAAAAGTAGCCGATTTTTTTGGCACACCCGATCGCAAGGAGATCGTTTTCACCAGCGGAACCACTCAGGCGATCAATCTGGTGGCTTATAGTTTTGGCAGAAAATTTGTCCAGGCCGGCGACGAGATCATCATATCCAATATCGAACACCACGCCAACATTGTTCCCTGGCAGGTGTTGTGCGAGGAAAAAGGGGCGACGCTCAGGGTCATTCCCGTCAGCGACAACGGCGAACTGGTAATGAGCGAGTATGAGAAACTATTGAACAAGAAAACCAGACTGGTGGCGGTGAACCACGTTTCCAACGCCCTGGGAACGATCAACCCGGTCAAGGAAATCATCGAAAAAGCGCATGCGGTGGGAGCCAAAGTCCTCATTGACGGGGCGCAAAGTTCTCCGCATATGACGATCGATGTGAAAGATCTGGACTGCGATTTCTACACCTTCTCCGGGCACAAGATGTATGCTCCGAGCGGCGTCGGCGGGTTGTACGGAAAAATGGAACTGTGGGAATCGATGGGGCCCTATGTGACCGGCGGCGATATGATCCTGCAAGTCACTTTGGAGAAGACCACGTATGCCAGGCCGCCCGCCAGGTTTGAAGCCGGGACGCCGCCCATCACTCAGGTTGTTGGTCTCGGAACCGCCATTGATTTCATTACCGGAATCGGCATGGAAAATATTTTTGAATACGAAAAAAGCCTGCTGGATTACGGGACCCGTTTGCTACAGGAAATCGACGGATTGACGATCATCGGCAACGCCCGCGAGAAGGCGAGTATCATTTCCTTTGTTCTGGATGCCGCTCATCCGCACGATGTGGGAACCATGCTCGATCAGGATGGCATTGCGGTCCGGGGCGGGCACCATTGCGCCCAGCCGACCATGATCCGCTTTGGCGTGCCGGCGACGACGCGGGCTTCCATGTCGTTTTACAACAAATTCGAAGAACTGGACGCATTGGCGGAAAGTATTCAAAAAGTCATCAAATTGTTTTCGTGACCGTTCCTTGAAAGGAAAAGTTTTTTAATGTCGTACGACAACGAGTTATACCAGCAGGTCATTCTGGACCACAATCGCAAACCCAGAAATTTTCATGAACTTGAAAATGCGACGCATAGCTGCCACGGGGTGAACCCCTTATGCGGCGATGATATGACCGTTTACCTGGATGTGGATGAAGAACATGGCGTGTTGCGGGATATCAGCTTCATGGGAACCGGATGTGCCATCTCCAAAGCCAGTTCATCATTAATGACTGCTTATCTGAAGGGGAAATCCCTGGAGGAGGTTCGGGTCATTTTCCAGGAGTTTCATAAAATGGTGTTAGGGGAAATGGACCCGGAAAAGCAAGAACATCATCTTGGTAAATTAAAGCTGTTCCGGGGAATCCGCGAATACCCTTCCAGAACCAAATGCGCGAGCCTGGCATGGCACACGATGATCGGCGCCCTGGATAAAAAGTCCGAAGGCATCAGCACGGAATAAATCTTGGCCAAAGAGGGTCTTCCTTAAAGAACCTTCAAAACAGGACCGGATCATGGCCACCAAAACCGTTCAAAACGAACTTGACAGATCGACTCGTCCGGGGGAGCTGGTACAAAAACTTCCCGGTGGTGTTTTGATCTGCACTGCCTGCGGCCACTTGTGTAAATTACGTCCCGGTCAGAGAGGCATCTGCAAAGTTCGGTTCAATGAAGCAGGTGTCCTCCGCGTTCCCTTTAATTACGCGGCGGGGGTGCATAACGACCCCATCGAGAAAAAACCGTTTTTCCACGTTCTTCCCGGCAGTTCGGCCATGAGTTTCGGAATGCTGGGATGCGATTTTCACTGTTCTTATTGTCAGAACTGGTTCACTTCGCAAGCTCTGAGGGACGATGCCTCGACTCTGAATTTTTCCTCAATCACTGCCGCCGAAATCTGTGATCTGGCGGAACAGCGGGGTTCCAAAAGCGTCATTTCCACCTACAACGAACCGTTGATCACCAGCGAATGGGCGGTCGAGGTGTTCCGCGCGGCCAAAGAGCGCGGTTTGCGAACAGGCTACGTTTCCAACGGGCATGGAACGCCGGAAGTTCTGGAGTATCTGCAACCCTGGCTTGATCTGTTCAAAATCGACCTGAAATCCTTTTCCGCTAAAAACTACCGGCGCTTGGGCGGCAATCTGGATGCAGCTCTGGAAACCATCCGCCAGGTTCATGCGATGGGTTTCTGGACGGAAATCGTGACTCTGGTTGTTCCCGACTATAACGATTCGGATGAAGAGTTGACCCAAATGGCCGAATTCATTGCAGGGGTATCGGTGGATATTCCCTGGCATGTGACGGGGTTTTATCCGACTTATAAGATGACCGACCGGGAATCGACTCCGGCGGCAACCCTGCTCAGGGCGAGACAACGTGGCATAGAAGCCGGCCTGAAGTTTGTTTATTCCGGCAACCGCACCGGTCAGGTGGAAAACACAGAGAGTACCTTTTGCCCGAAATGTAGCGAAGTGGTCATCGAGCGGTGGGGGTTTCAGGTTGTTGCCAATCGGCTGGTATCTGGAGATTGCCCAAAATGTCTTGAACCAATTCCTGGGAAATGGTAGTTAAACCGCGGGTTCTTGGCGATATTTAAGGAGAATCCCTATTGTTTAAAGGGAGCTGTTTTTGTGGCGATGTGAAGTATGAGGTCAAGGGCGAACCCATTATCGTTGCTCACTGT contains the following coding sequences:
- the sufD gene encoding Fe-S cluster assembly protein SufD; protein product: MTTTLAESKDQAESALLDQHKKFLSETKPLQAFLPINESAIKRFELLKFPHRKHEMYTFVNTKELVSTSCSLVSVGSVSADIIKRHIYPGCENSHLVIVDGAYKENLSDCSAISSSINIIPLAEALSEPELKNYLADTVEEENDVFACINSAFLSQGLLIDLPKKAQVPAPLQILYVSSGSPAQPVTSHPRVIVRLGAMAELKLIVKYVGVQGNYFVNSVQDFLIGEDAGMTFTQVQEDATDAWHCSKTRVALERNSRFFASNASYGSKLTRHHYDVRLKNEGAELRLNGVSVLTGEEQVHNFIRIHHEAPHCTSSQKFKNIINDKGRSSFDGTVIVNQGAQLTNADQLINNLMLSDNAHADNKPNLMIFADDVKCAHGATIGQIDEDQMFYLKTRGLSQKVAKELLTRSFAQSIIQTIEFPAVVKDLENNFLKKLEA
- the amrS gene encoding AmmeMemoRadiSam system radical SAM enzyme — protein: MATKTVQNELDRSTRPGELVQKLPGGVLICTACGHLCKLRPGQRGICKVRFNEAGVLRVPFNYAAGVHNDPIEKKPFFHVLPGSSAMSFGMLGCDFHCSYCQNWFTSQALRDDASTLNFSSITAAEICDLAEQRGSKSVISTYNEPLITSEWAVEVFRAAKERGLRTGYVSNGHGTPEVLEYLQPWLDLFKIDLKSFSAKNYRRLGGNLDAALETIRQVHAMGFWTEIVTLVVPDYNDSDEELTQMAEFIAGVSVDIPWHVTGFYPTYKMTDRESTPAATLLRARQRGIEAGLKFVYSGNRTGQVENTESTFCPKCSEVVIERWGFQVVANRLVSGDCPKCLEPIPGKW
- a CDS encoding cysteine desulfurase, producing the protein MRDSVLADKPSIDVEKIRKEFPILSQKINGKPLIYLDNGATTHKPQCVIERVRKFDSEEYGTVRRGSYKLSENATRLYEEARQKVADFFGTPDRKEIVFTSGTTQAINLVAYSFGRKFVQAGDEIIISNIEHHANIVPWQVLCEEKGATLRVIPVSDNGELVMSEYEKLLNKKTRLVAVNHVSNALGTINPVKEIIEKAHAVGAKVLIDGAQSSPHMTIDVKDLDCDFYTFSGHKMYAPSGVGGLYGKMELWESMGPYVTGGDMILQVTLEKTTYARPPARFEAGTPPITQVVGLGTAIDFITGIGMENIFEYEKSLLDYGTRLLQEIDGLTIIGNAREKASIISFVLDAAHPHDVGTMLDQDGIAVRGGHHCAQPTMIRFGVPATTRASMSFYNKFEELDALAESIQKVIKLFS
- the sufC gene encoding Fe-S cluster assembly ATPase SufC, whose amino-acid sequence is MLEVKDLRAGFDGSEILKGISLSIKKGEVHAIMGPNGSGKSTLAKILAGHPSYQVMSGEVTLDGKNLLDMEPEKRALEGVFMGFQYPVEIPGVNNAEFLRMAYNAKQVHEGKEELDPLDFDETLSEKMKTLGMEQKYKDRNLNDGFSGGEKKKNEILQMAILEPKLAILDETDSGLDIDALRVVADGVNKLRNENNALILITHYQRLLDYIKPDYVHVLSQGKIIKSGEKDLALELEAQGYDWLTTTN
- a CDS encoding SUF system NifU family Fe-S cluster assembly protein → MSYDNELYQQVILDHNRKPRNFHELENATHSCHGVNPLCGDDMTVYLDVDEEHGVLRDISFMGTGCAISKASSSLMTAYLKGKSLEEVRVIFQEFHKMVLGEMDPEKQEHHLGKLKLFRGIREYPSRTKCASLAWHTMIGALDKKSEGISTE